The following proteins come from a genomic window of Actinomycetes bacterium:
- a CDS encoding DivIVA domain-containing protein, producing MVRRGYDREQVDAYVAEAGDRVDQAERAKAQLELEVAAVRERRPASYEQLGAEAAMVLEQAGREAATVLERAGRSAEMLVEQAQGRARTTVSEAQARAADLIRAAEQQAEQFHATARQHLEEVQAETEQVGEFRRGLLHYLGRVRADIDSLIDKAAEQDDQRTLAVAAAGGPRVDAAADPTGEGASTPAGTAGSEQLQPVAPSTEPSDGANPG from the coding sequence GTGGTCCGGCGGGGCTACGACCGTGAGCAGGTTGACGCCTACGTCGCAGAGGCGGGCGACCGGGTCGACCAGGCGGAGCGGGCGAAGGCCCAGCTGGAACTCGAGGTCGCCGCTGTGCGGGAGCGGCGGCCTGCGTCGTATGAGCAACTCGGTGCCGAGGCGGCCATGGTACTGGAGCAGGCGGGCCGTGAGGCGGCGACGGTGCTGGAGCGGGCCGGCCGTTCGGCCGAGATGCTGGTCGAGCAGGCGCAGGGTCGTGCCCGGACGACCGTCAGCGAGGCGCAGGCGCGGGCGGCGGACCTGATCAGGGCGGCCGAGCAGCAGGCGGAGCAGTTCCATGCGACCGCGCGCCAGCATCTGGAGGAGGTGCAGGCCGAGACCGAGCAGGTGGGTGAGTTCCGCAGGGGACTGCTGCACTATCTCGGTCGCGTTCGCGCCGACATCGACAGCCTGATCGACAAGGCCGCCGAGCAGGACGATCAGCGAACGCTGGCGGTCGCTGCCGCTGGTGGACCTCGGGTCGATGCGGCTGCGGACCCGACCGGCGAGGGGGCGTCTACGCCTGCTGGGACTGCGGGGTCCGAGCAGCTGCAACCGGTTGCGCCATCGACCGAGCCATCGGACGGTGCCAATCCGGGGTGA
- a CDS encoding type II secretion system F family protein: MSFAQALVVSLAFALGVTLTASAAPRLRRPRLAPRLDPYLRGLVPSRSRLLHHEEIPLTPFPTLERLLHPLFEQGAHLVDRWIGGSTGVDRRLREAGREGTITRFRAEQVLWGLAGFVPAVVLALVLPGLTAGRVSALVLTGASVLGVLGGVLARDWQLTREVERRHARMLSELPTLADLICLAVTAGEGPRAALERAVGRARGEMSHELAIVLADLRDGMPFTLAMERLARRVPVPQVVRFVDGLVVAVERGTPLADVLRAQASDIREQRKRELIEAGGRKEVYMLVPVVFLLLPVVVLFALYPGYVSLIQLAR, encoded by the coding sequence ATGAGCTTCGCGCAAGCGCTCGTGGTCAGCCTGGCCTTCGCGCTCGGCGTGACGCTCACCGCCTCGGCCGCCCCCCGGCTGCGCCGGCCCAGGCTCGCACCGCGACTCGACCCGTACCTGCGCGGGCTCGTCCCCTCCCGCTCCCGGCTGCTCCACCACGAGGAGATCCCCCTCACGCCGTTCCCGACCCTGGAGCGGCTGCTGCACCCGCTGTTCGAGCAGGGCGCCCACCTGGTGGACCGCTGGATCGGGGGGTCGACCGGCGTGGACCGGCGGCTCCGGGAGGCGGGGCGCGAAGGGACCATCACCCGGTTCCGCGCCGAGCAGGTGCTCTGGGGCCTGGCAGGGTTCGTGCCCGCGGTCGTGCTCGCGCTCGTCCTGCCGGGCCTCACCGCAGGCCGGGTCTCAGCGCTCGTGCTGACCGGTGCGTCGGTGCTCGGGGTGCTCGGCGGCGTCCTCGCCCGGGACTGGCAGCTCACCCGCGAGGTCGAGCGTCGCCACGCCCGCATGCTCAGCGAGCTGCCGACCCTGGCCGACCTCATCTGCCTCGCCGTCACGGCAGGGGAGGGCCCTCGGGCCGCGCTCGAGCGGGCGGTTGGCCGAGCCCGGGGCGAGATGAGCCACGAGCTGGCCATCGTGCTCGCCGACCTGCGCGACGGGATGCCGTTCACCCTTGCGATGGAGCGGCTCGCCAGACGGGTCCCCGTCCCCCAGGTGGTGCGGTTCGTGGATGGTCTGGTCGTCGCCGTCGAGCGCGGGACGCCCCTGGCTGACGTCCTGCGGGCGCAGGCGTCCGACATCCGCGAGCAGCGCAAGCGCGAACTGATCGAGGCGGGTGGCCGCAAGGAGGTCTACATGCTCGTGCCGGTGGTCTTCCTGCTGCTGCCCGTGGTCGTGCTCTTCGCCCTCTATCCCGGTTACGTCAGCTTGATCCAGCTCGCCCGCTAA
- a CDS encoding pilus assembly protein TadG-related protein yields the protein MFLVGLVVLVLMVLALGWDTSNWFLGHRALGNLADGAAVAAAGELDTAAYYASDGRDVTVLERAARDIVGAYVAGSARDSGVGGVAVVSVQVRRGGGGPEVAVGLAADSPVGLLRLLGIVPPRMSGTATASARLVGP from the coding sequence GTGTTCCTGGTGGGACTCGTGGTGCTGGTGTTGATGGTGCTCGCGCTGGGGTGGGACACGTCGAACTGGTTCCTCGGGCATCGGGCGCTGGGGAACCTGGCGGATGGGGCCGCTGTGGCGGCGGCGGGGGAGTTGGACACGGCGGCGTACTACGCGAGCGACGGGCGGGACGTGACGGTGCTGGAGCGGGCGGCGCGGGACATCGTGGGTGCGTACGTGGCGGGGTCGGCGAGGGACTCAGGGGTCGGCGGGGTGGCGGTGGTGTCGGTGCAGGTGCGCCGGGGTGGGGGCGGCCCGGAGGTGGCGGTGGGGTTGGCGGCGGACTCGCCGGTGGGGTTGCTGCGGCTGCTTGGGATCGTGCCGCCGCGGATGTCGGGGACGGCGACGGCGTCGGCGCGGCTGGTCGGGCCGTGA
- a CDS encoding MFS transporter, with translation MPVFSLAPYRVLLRAPGTLRLVSGALLGRMSAGMGGLALLLLVQSSSGSFALAGAVVGAYTIATSLFGPVQGRVIDRYGQTWVLVGSGGVHAVALVWLGLAGPGTGGLVGGAVLAGMARPPVAPAMRALWSRLADGPSLQTAYALESTSQELVFVTGPLLVAVLVSVASPAVAIVVTAGLTLAGTLVFATSPVSRAWRGAERARDWAGPLRSRGFRTLVVVQPLVAVSIGALEVAVAAFATGNGSRGAAGVLLAVWSGGSLAGGLLAGARHWRGPVERRYLALLLAFLAAMAALLVARSNLDLGVLIVLAGLPFAPWIACVYLLADRLAPPGTVTEAFTWVMTAFTAGLSAGSSLAGLLIDGAGVRAAFLAAVAAGVLAVGVTLLRRHTLVASPAG, from the coding sequence ATGCCTGTGTTCAGCCTCGCGCCCTACCGGGTCCTCTTGCGCGCGCCGGGGACGCTGCGGCTGGTGAGCGGCGCGCTGCTCGGTCGCATGTCGGCTGGCATGGGCGGGCTCGCTCTGCTGCTGCTGGTCCAGTCCAGCAGCGGCTCGTTTGCCCTGGCCGGCGCGGTGGTGGGCGCCTACACCATCGCGACCAGCTTGTTCGGGCCGGTACAGGGCCGTGTCATCGACCGGTATGGGCAGACCTGGGTGCTGGTTGGCAGTGGTGGCGTCCATGCAGTGGCGCTGGTATGGCTGGGGTTGGCCGGCCCGGGGACCGGGGGGTTGGTGGGTGGTGCGGTGCTGGCCGGCATGGCGAGGCCGCCGGTGGCGCCGGCCATGCGTGCGCTGTGGTCGCGGCTGGCCGACGGGCCATCGTTGCAGACCGCCTACGCGTTGGAGTCGACCTCGCAGGAGCTGGTGTTCGTCACCGGGCCGCTGCTGGTGGCAGTGCTGGTCAGCGTGGCCTCGCCAGCGGTCGCGATCGTGGTCACGGCCGGGCTGACGCTGGCGGGGACGCTGGTGTTTGCGACCTCGCCGGTCTCGAGGGCCTGGCGGGGTGCGGAGCGGGCTCGGGACTGGGCCGGGCCGCTGCGCAGCCGGGGTTTTCGCACCCTGGTCGTGGTGCAGCCGCTGGTCGCCGTGAGCATCGGCGCTTTGGAGGTGGCGGTGGCTGCGTTCGCGACCGGGAACGGCAGCCGCGGCGCGGCCGGTGTGCTGCTCGCGGTGTGGAGCGGGGGGAGCCTGGCCGGCGGGCTGCTGGCCGGCGCCCGGCACTGGCGCGGGCCGGTGGAGCGCCGCTACCTGGCCTTGCTGCTGGCGTTTCTGGCGGCGATGGCGGCGCTGCTGGTGGCGCGCAGCAACCTGGACCTGGGCGTGCTGATCGTGCTCGCGGGGCTGCCGTTCGCGCCCTGGATCGCGTGCGTGTACCTGCTGGCCGACCGGCTGGCCCCGCCGGGTACGGTGACCGAGGCGTTCACCTGGGTCATGACCGCGTTCACGGCCGGCCTGTCCGCGGGGAGCAGCCTGGCAGGGCTGCTGATCGACGGCGCTGGGGTGCGCGCCGCGTTCCTGGCCGCGGTCGCCGCTGGCGTCCTCGCGGTCGGGGTCACGCTGCTGCGGCGGCACACCCTGGTCGCCAGCCCGGCCGGGTAA
- a CDS encoding sensor histidine kinase: MSVRALTRSQPLEAFRHEALLYAGETDFLARTMPFIRGAVAASEPVLVVVSAAKIDRLRAGLDGDADAVCFADMAEVGANPARIIPRWREFVAEHADADHPVRGIGEPVWRGRSPAELVECQRHEALLNVAFAGAPAWWLLCPYDTEALDPAVVDEAHRSHPFIMQAGAQRDSTGYLGVEVAAAPFDASLPEPPGEPAEFLFGFGAGTLRALRRFVSGHAASVGLGVARTADLVLAVQEVAANSLRHGGGRGRLRVWRDTGALVCEIGDGGHIEQPLVGREHPPLDQEGGRGLWLVNQLCDLVQLRSFPTGTIVRLHMWRREPLS; this comes from the coding sequence GTGAGCGTGAGAGCGCTGACTCGGTCGCAGCCGCTGGAAGCCTTCCGTCATGAGGCGCTGCTGTACGCCGGGGAGACGGACTTCCTGGCCCGCACGATGCCGTTCATCCGCGGTGCGGTCGCGGCCAGTGAGCCCGTCCTGGTGGTGGTGAGCGCCGCGAAGATCGACCGGTTGCGCGCGGGCCTGGATGGCGATGCTGACGCGGTCTGCTTCGCTGATATGGCCGAGGTCGGTGCCAACCCGGCCCGGATCATCCCCAGGTGGCGGGAGTTCGTGGCCGAGCACGCCGACGCCGATCACCCTGTCCGGGGGATCGGGGAGCCGGTCTGGCGCGGTCGCAGTCCTGCCGAGCTCGTTGAGTGCCAGCGCCACGAGGCGCTGCTCAACGTGGCGTTCGCGGGTGCCCCGGCGTGGTGGCTGCTGTGCCCGTACGACACCGAGGCGCTCGACCCGGCCGTGGTCGACGAGGCCCACCGCAGCCACCCGTTCATCATGCAGGCTGGTGCCCAGCGGGACAGCACCGGCTATCTTGGCGTGGAGGTCGCGGCTGCTCCGTTTGATGCTTCCTTGCCCGAGCCGCCTGGCGAGCCGGCCGAGTTCCTGTTCGGCTTCGGCGCCGGCACGCTGCGCGCGCTGCGACGGTTCGTGTCCGGCCACGCCGCCAGCGTCGGGCTCGGCGTGGCGCGGACCGCGGATCTTGTGCTAGCTGTCCAGGAGGTGGCCGCCAACAGCCTGCGCCACGGCGGTGGGCGGGGCCGCCTGCGGGTCTGGCGGGACACCGGTGCGCTGGTCTGCGAGATCGGCGACGGCGGGCACATCGAGCAGCCGCTGGTCGGCCGCGAGCATCCGCCGCTGGACCAGGAGGGCGGTCGAGGCTTGTGGCTGGTCAACCAGTTGTGCGACCTCGTCCAGCTGCGGTCGTTCCCCACAGGGACCATCGTGCGGCTGCACATGTGGCGTCGCGAACCGCTGTCGTAG
- a CDS encoding TadE/TadG family type IV pilus assembly protein: protein MGSRPAVAGSAGGSGGAGQAGSAVVEFVLVGLLAVVAALAVAQLGLFLWERNAVMGSLAEGARVAATHGRGVDDGERVAATLVRQALGGRVAAAVRIRGGVDGDRVVFRAVGILPSFLPGVPGLPVRMRATMHEEERLCAGGCLPGPAGR from the coding sequence GTGGGGTCCCGGCCGGCGGTGGCCGGCTCGGCGGGTGGGTCCGGTGGCGCCGGCCAGGCCGGGTCGGCGGTGGTCGAGTTCGTGCTGGTGGGGCTGCTCGCGGTCGTCGCTGCGCTGGCGGTCGCGCAGCTCGGGTTGTTCCTCTGGGAGCGGAACGCGGTGATGGGGTCGCTGGCGGAGGGTGCCCGGGTGGCGGCCACGCACGGGCGGGGGGTGGACGACGGCGAGCGGGTGGCGGCGACACTGGTGCGCCAGGCGCTGGGCGGCCGGGTGGCGGCGGCGGTGCGGATCCGGGGTGGGGTGGACGGCGACCGGGTGGTGTTCCGGGCTGTCGGGATACTGCCGTCGTTCCTGCCGGGCGTGCCTGGGCTGCCGGTGCGGATGAGGGCGACGATGCACGAGGAGGAGCGGTTGTGCGCTGGCGGCTGCCTGCCCGGCCCGGCCGGTCGTTGA
- a CDS encoding ATPase, T2SS/T4P/T4SS family: MATAETAEQIVEREVRELVRLRGLDPGDGDTATVRHLINELVAEYQERSLTASMPPLPDPAQVAKSVADRVIGLGPLQPFFDDPEIEEVWINEPGKVFTAKAGHPVLTTTVLTEDQVHDLVELMLRSSGRRVDLSSPFVDATLADGSRLHVAIPDITRRHWAVNIRRFLLRANSLEELVRLGTMSGQCARFLEASVVAGLNIVVAGATQAGKTTLLNCLAAAIPPRERVITCEEVFELQVGLPDVVAMQTRQPNLEGEGEIRQRRLIKEALRMRPNRIIVGEVRQEECLDLLIALNSGFPGMTSIHANSAREALVKLTTLPLLAGENVSHRFILPTVAATIDLIVFLAGDGRGRRRVEEVLAVPGRVEEDQVEAGLVFRRFGGKLTWTGEYPPHVDRFRATGYDLVEVLGA; encoded by the coding sequence ATGGCGACCGCCGAGACGGCCGAGCAGATCGTCGAGCGCGAGGTACGCGAGCTCGTCCGCCTGCGCGGCCTCGACCCCGGCGACGGCGACACGGCCACCGTGCGCCACCTCATCAACGAGCTGGTCGCCGAGTACCAGGAACGCAGCCTCACCGCCAGCATGCCGCCCCTGCCCGATCCCGCCCAGGTCGCCAAGTCCGTGGCGGACCGTGTCATCGGCCTGGGCCCGCTCCAGCCGTTCTTCGACGATCCCGAGATCGAGGAGGTCTGGATCAACGAGCCGGGCAAGGTGTTCACCGCCAAGGCCGGCCACCCGGTGCTGACCACCACCGTGCTGACCGAGGACCAGGTCCACGACCTGGTCGAACTGATGCTGCGCTCGAGCGGTCGCAGAGTCGACCTGTCCAGCCCGTTCGTGGACGCCACCCTCGCCGACGGCTCCCGGCTCCACGTCGCCATCCCGGACATCACCCGCCGGCACTGGGCGGTGAACATCCGGAGGTTCCTCTTGCGGGCCAACTCGCTGGAGGAGCTGGTCCGGCTCGGCACCATGTCCGGCCAGTGCGCCCGCTTCCTGGAGGCGTCGGTGGTGGCCGGCCTCAATATCGTCGTGGCCGGCGCCACCCAGGCGGGCAAGACCACGCTGCTCAACTGCCTCGCCGCCGCAATCCCGCCCCGCGAGCGCGTCATCACCTGCGAAGAGGTCTTCGAGCTCCAGGTAGGCCTGCCGGACGTGGTCGCGATGCAGACGCGCCAGCCCAACCTCGAGGGAGAGGGTGAGATCCGCCAGCGCCGCCTGATCAAGGAGGCACTGCGGATGCGGCCGAACCGCATCATCGTCGGCGAGGTACGCCAGGAGGAGTGCCTGGACCTGCTGATCGCGCTGAACAGCGGGTTCCCCGGCATGACCAGCATCCATGCCAACTCGGCGCGCGAGGCCCTGGTCAAGCTCACCACCCTGCCGCTCCTGGCCGGGGAGAACGTCTCCCACCGGTTCATCCTGCCCACCGTGGCCGCGACCATCGACCTGATCGTGTTCCTGGCCGGCGACGGCCGGGGTCGGCGCAGGGTCGAGGAGGTCCTGGCCGTCCCTGGCCGGGTCGAGGAGGACCAGGTGGAAGCCGGGCTCGTGTTCCGCCGCTTCGGCGGGAAGCTGACCTGGACAGGTGAGTACCCGCCGCACGTCGACCGGTTCCGGGCCACCGGCTACGACCTCGTTGAGGTGCTCGGGGCATGA
- a CDS encoding type II secretion system F family protein, with product MSDWAVLVLPALLAAGLVAVLLGLGDAGRPPGQRRNGRRLRDAMAQAGISGVAPGQLLAVCAGLGLVAAVMLLALSGSAWIALAFASLAGYLPVVALGARQRRRSRELQEVWPDAIDNLVSGVRAGLSLPEAVAGLADRGPEVLRVPFARFAGSYHATGRFGAALNALKDELADPTADRVIEALRLAREVGGTELGRTLRTLSAFLRDEYQVRKELEARQTWVVVAARLSFATPWLVLLLLSTKREAVAAYRGPGGAVVLAVGAAMALLGYRLMLRIGRIPREERVLR from the coding sequence ATGAGCGACTGGGCCGTCCTCGTGCTGCCCGCCCTGCTGGCCGCCGGCCTGGTCGCGGTCCTGCTCGGCCTCGGGGACGCGGGCCGCCCTCCGGGGCAGCGCCGAAACGGCCGGCGCCTGCGCGACGCGATGGCCCAGGCAGGCATCAGCGGGGTCGCTCCCGGCCAGCTTCTCGCCGTCTGCGCCGGGCTCGGGCTGGTGGCCGCCGTCATGCTGCTCGCGCTCTCTGGGTCGGCCTGGATCGCGCTCGCGTTCGCGTCACTCGCCGGCTACCTGCCCGTGGTCGCGCTCGGAGCCCGCCAGCGGCGCCGGTCGCGTGAGCTCCAGGAGGTCTGGCCGGACGCCATCGACAACCTCGTGTCCGGCGTGCGGGCAGGGCTCTCGCTGCCCGAGGCGGTCGCGGGCCTCGCCGACCGGGGTCCCGAGGTGCTACGCGTGCCGTTCGCCCGGTTCGCGGGCAGCTACCACGCCACCGGCCGCTTCGGCGCCGCTCTGAACGCGCTCAAGGACGAGCTGGCCGACCCCACCGCCGACCGGGTGATCGAGGCGCTCCGCCTGGCCAGGGAGGTCGGCGGCACCGAGCTCGGTCGGACGCTGCGGACCCTGTCGGCCTTCCTGAGGGACGAGTACCAGGTGCGCAAGGAGCTCGAAGCAAGGCAGACCTGGGTGGTGGTGGCCGCCCGCCTGTCGTTCGCCACCCCGTGGCTGGTGCTGCTGCTGCTGTCGACCAAGCGGGAGGCGGTCGCTGCGTACCGCGGCCCGGGCGGCGCGGTGGTATTGGCCGTCGGTGCCGCCATGGCGCTGCTCGGCTACCGCCTGATGCTGCGGATCGGCCGCATCCCGCGCGAGGAGCGGGTCCTGCGATGA
- a CDS encoding DUF6186 family protein, protein MSSRDLTVAGYLLIVSAGVGLQLLSSREGSRIPPLRAVLNRVMRTRSGRVGIMAGWAWLGIHFFAR, encoded by the coding sequence ATGAGCAGTCGCGACCTGACAGTGGCGGGCTACCTGCTCATCGTCTCGGCAGGCGTTGGCCTCCAACTACTCAGCTCCCGCGAGGGCTCACGGATCCCGCCCCTGCGTGCTGTGCTCAACCGGGTCATGCGTACCCGCTCCGGCCGGGTGGGGATCATGGCTGGATGGGCCTGGCTCGGCATCCACTTCTTCGCCCGGTGA